The stretch of DNA AGCTCAATCCCCTCTTCAATCTCTTTCCTTTCCAATCCACCGATCCAAATCCTTCTCCGATTCAATCCCTCCTTCCATAACCACTTCAAATCTCTTGACCTTGGCTTTCACACAATTCCCTATCAAGTTCACACAAACAATTTGGGCTTCAATAAACTAACAAGTTCATCCCCAAATTGACCACCCAGTTTGAGGGATGTAGATGAAGGTGAGGAGGAGACTGAGAAACCAAGATCGGCGGCAATTGAAAGAGCGTCAGACATTCCTCCAATGCGCTTCACGgccttcattttcaaatttcagaCTGAAATTCTAAAACCCCATTAATTCTCTCACAACCCATCACACAATCAATTTGAGCTTCAATAAACTAACAAATTCAGTCTTAAATCTACAACCCAGTTTCCTAGAACTCACAATCAAGGCCAAATCTTTATCTTGGCATCTCCAAAAAACaatctttaagggatcaattaGACTATAGTATAATAAATGTGAATAAAAATGTAAACTTTATACATGAATTACACTTATGAACCCTAAAAATTCAAATGGGTTGgtaaaagaaagataaaaattgATGAACTTACAGGAATGAAGTGATGGGTGTTTGTTGAGCAGGAACAGAAAGTTTGAGCTGCTTCAACGGCGTCTTtgtcttcatcttcttcgttgATGAGTGAAATTTTGAGCGTTGATTGATTGATTTCAGAGTTTCTTAAGAAAAGTGAGACAGAAAAGGGATAGAAaagggagagaaagagaaaaagagtgatttgaatgaattttgaagtgtgttagaatatagaaaaaagtgatgagaataaaaaaaaaaaaaattcaaatcgaAGTGGCcgccaaaattatttaaataattttcttatgtaaaaatacaataaaatttttaattaattctatatcaaaaaaattatttaattaatttttttgaataaaaattatttaattaattaaaaatattgtttttgaattgtttgcttgagtaaacaaataaacaatcattttggtccctgaaaGTGTCACTCGCTGTCAAGTTAGTCCCTGAATAAAggaaaactaaaaaatagtCTCTGAATGTTAATTTCGTTAGTCAATTAGATCCAAAACGTTAAATGTCTGATAAATGTGATGATGTGACATTGTTAccgaaatattttattaatttactgatttttttaatgtccATTatgaacttttattttatttaacattaatttaaaaaagacataaacataataatttaatttctctctCATTCTTGATTCATTTCAATTTTCTCTCCAAATTGCATCCACATCCTCTCTCTTGCTGCCCACGACAGAGACGACTGCGGTCAGGTGACAAGGTTTCAATAAATGAAAAAACTTTGATAAATAGAGAGAGCTCGTGACTAGGAGCAAGGATTTGGTGCTTGTTTTTTGTGGGTTGGCTTGTAGTGGTCGGAAATCGCCCGGGTTTAAAATCAATTGGTAGGTTTTCATCAAAGAGTTGAAGAGAAACATAAatctcatatttatatttcaagaTCCGGCATCGTGGGTGACTGGAAACGGTATTTAAAGTGGCGGAGCTCCGACAATGATGGTGGTAGTTTAACGATCCGTTTGGTGAAAGAGATAAAACTTTAATGAGTAGAAAAATGGTGGCGACCATTGGTGTCGGACGGTTTTGAAGCGATGCCGGAAAAATTGAGTGTGGTGGTGGGTTTGtgagaaagaagaaaattgaAATGTGTTTGAGAGAGGGGATTCATATAGGAAAATGTTGGAAAGGAGTGCATAATCACTAACTTGTTGGGATTGGGAAGAAGTTGTAATCACATAGTTTAGTGTGGTGAGGTGTGGAGCGTGTGCTGTGCTGGTGAAGGGGGGAggagagaagatgaagaagatagCTAGATTTCTCAattggttgtttttttttttttttcttcttctttggatTATgtgttttattatgttttttttttttaaattgatgttaaataaaataaaagtcataatggacattaaaaaaatcagtaaattaataaaatattctaATAACAATGCACATCATCACATTTAACGTCTATCTAATGTTTTGGACTTAATTGACTAACAAAATTAACATTCAgggattattttttagttttcctTCATTCATGGACTAACTTGACAGTGAGTGACACTTTCAAGGATCAAAGTGGTTGTTTACTcgaaaaaaaaggtaaaaatgtAGCTCCACGTCGCAACGTCACGTGTACACCTAGTTGACAGAGTGTTGGGACATGATAGCGTGCATCCACTCCTCATGTTTGTTGTATTGGGACTAAATACAATTAGCGATTTATTACAGTTATCTAAGATAGGGTAACTTTGGAAttctaaaacaaaatttaaatctTCCTTTTCAGGTCTTTCGATCCAAATCAAACGTCAATAATACCGTGACCATATAAGTGCGTGAAAAAGTTGATTGCCTcaaatctaattttttgtttgtttctcaaGTTGTTGGAAGCAATTTCATTTAGTGTAGGGTTTGTTTTAGGTTTACTTTATGTTGATTGGGCCTAGCCCACTATTTCCATTGAAAATTGCTCATTAGGCCCCTTTGCATTGTTTCATGCCCAAACTGACGAAATTGCCTTGTTTTagctttttttattaaataaatttaacaaagaattattttatagaaattttaaatgaaaatttggtttaattaattatttttttactaaaagtaaaCGATATTCATTCTTTTAAATTGATggagtacatcgatgcaatacaaattcaaattcgttaacacacaaaaatgatgaatctgcgaacaaactcacaacattcaTATTAATAGCATAAGACAACAAATTACGTAAGTCTATGTTAACCTCCGAATCGGATTAAACTgatgatggaaaaaaaaaaaaaaaaaaattctaaccgACAGAAGAAAACAAAGGCCTTGTTGGCAATATTTGAGGAGTTTATCCAATCCAAGATAGACCCCACAGTGATTGGCTCCTCCAAGTTCTCTGTCTCAACTGCACAATGAAGAAAAATCTCACTACTCTCTTCAATGGCTTCTTCCTTAACAcacccaccaccaccaccgcaTCTGCCCTCTCTAAATCCCAAACCCAACTTCACCCGCCGCTCACTCCTCCTCACATCCACCGCCACCACTCTCTCCTTCCCTTCACTCTCTTCCTCCGCCATACAACCACCAAACCCCACCATCACCGACCGTATCTTCATGGAATTCAGTCTCTGCCCAAACTATTACCTCCCAAATCGAACCCTAGGTGACACCATTTCCACTTTATGCTCCGATTCAACTTTACTCGGTCGCGTCATTCTCGGTCTCTACGGTAATCTCGTTCCTCGCACCGTCTCAAATTTCAAATCCCTCTGCATTTCTAACCCTAATTCTAACCCTAATTCCTCTTCCTACAAGAACACACTCGTCCACAAGGTTTTACCAGGTCAATACTTTCTTGCTGGACGTCAAGGTCGTCCTGACAGAGGTGAGGTCCGCCCTCCAAGTTACCTCCCACGCAACACTGAAACAGTGGACCCTAAGGCGTTCGCGCTTACACATTCCCGGCCTGGCATTGTTTCGCTATCGCTGTCGgaaaatgatgatgaagatgagatTAAATTTGACCCTGAATATAGGAATGTTGAGTTCTTAATTACTACTGGACCTGGACCTTGTCCTCAGCTTGATAACAAGAATATCGTCTTTGGAACCGTGCTTGAAGGtaactaaactaactaactatttTTTCAATGTTTGTTATGTGTTGAAAATAGGCAAGGTGTGTAGATTagaacaaattatatattttttgcatCTGTATTGGTTTGTGATACTTTGTTAGGCTATCTCTTACTCAATGTTGTATTCCTAGCACACTTAGGACAGCGTATAGTTTTACCTTAATGCTTGATAGCAAGCAAGTTTACTGACTAATCTTAGATATCATATGCTGTgataccattttttttataaaagagttGGGTTGaatctaactcaaccctaccaAATCGgtttataaacacttgtcaGACAACAATGATATCCACGGTGAAGCAcggacacgacactgacacttcgacaccgataataatttcgagaaaatgacataattcagtgtaatcataagtgtcggtgtcgtgtcggAGTCCGACAACGATGCCtgtccgacaccgggacacgcctaatctaaggagtgtccgtgcttcataggatATGCACAATTAGCTTCTTTCAAACTCAAGAAACATGGGATTCATCTCTTTCAAAAACCATGAAGCATAGGTATAACACCCAAGTCGATTTATCTAGGATAACGATTGAGACGTCAATAACTGAATTTGGATACATTAAAATTACAGAATAAAATTTTGTTCAAGTACAACGTATATTAAAACACTAATGTTGTAAGTAATAGAAATTGTATTTAGTACAATAGTTTGCAACGGAAATACATATAATATccgaataaataaatatattaatgcaGGAAAGAGAACTAAAACAGATAAATAAATTCTTCAGCAGTCCTTTGCCTCATCTGTCCTTACTTCAGTCTCTTTCTTATCCTGATTAAATCAACGTGTTTATCTGGAAAAACAAAAGGGATTGGGGTGACACTCTAAGCCTCAGTGAGTTCCGCCTACACCTAGGGTGTTAGTAGTTGGGGGACTACCTATCAGTTCATAGCCTAATTAGTACTAATCCTAATCGATCAGTAGTCATCGGGCAACTATCTATCAGTCATATTTTGTCACTGCTATCCATAACGAGATTGCAGTCTGGGGGAAATTAATAACTATTAATTAGTAGTCAGTCTAGGATGATTGATCATGACATAGGATTCATAATATTCATTTCTTTTCATAACATATATAAAGTGTGACACAAATAATTATCTGAGTTGATTTTACGGGATTATTCGAGGTGAGTAGTCTCGAAACATTCCCGTACATACCTGGCTAAATTCCCTATCATATCAGGGCTAGAGCATTTGGTCATACCTCACATTTATTAATTATCGTAAGTACTTAGCACTGAAATTCATTGCTTGTGGCCCAAAATCCAGTTAATGCGCGATGTCGCAACTAGGTATCGTTTAAGTAGCTTAGACTCAGACCGCCGTAGCACGTAGTAGAAATTTTGGCGGAGTATAAGGGAAAGCCTTTGGTGGAAGTACCCTTGAACTATTTTCAAGAAATAACCAAGATAGAAAAAAGTGGGCGAACAATGGGGACAAAAATCCGAGAAGGAAAAACTGGAAATTGGCTGTAATGACGAAAATGTGTAAACAAGGAGATGTGAGCAGATATCAGAATAGAATTCATAAAACCCCATTATTGTGCTTTACTTTTGTTCTATTTAGTTGACATAGAATAAGTATGGAGTTCcactttctctcttctctctcactGTTGACCGTAGCCCTTTTTCCCTTATTCAAACTCGGAATTTTTCCTTCATTATTAGAGCTTGCATGCACAAAAATTGAATCGGTTTAAGCTTCTAGGTGTTGAGGAGCCAAGGAAGACGAATTGTAGCAACCTAGTGAGGTTTTGGGAAGGTTTAAAAGGACATGACTGCAGTTTGGAGAAGGCTTGAAGTTGAAGCTTGAAGAAATTGAAAGAGTTGGTTGTAAGCTTCAATTTACTCAAGGTGAGTTCCTTTAGATAGGAAGCTCACACTTTTTAGTTGAACAATCCTCATTTTAATTAGTTGTAGCTACTGATTTTTCTATAGTAATTTGGATGAGGGTTTGACATTAATTTTATGAACCCAAAGGGGTTAGCTTTAACTTTAGTATTTTAGGACTTGTAATGCAAGTGTTAGGTTTGTCTGACTTTAATCCACTAAATTTAAACTGATGTTTATAATGCTCTGGAACTATAGAAATAAGATTGAAATGAAGTGGTTTTCGATTTCTGCAGCACGAACGAGTTTTCTGAAAACAGAATTGccttttaattgattttttattgctaaaaaaggAAGCCTATTTTATAGTTCCAGTAGATCCTTTACAAATGTGGGTTAAAGACAATTACGAACCTAATAACTAGAGCATTAAGGAAAGAAAAGTTGGGAACAATTTAGGCTGGTAAGAGATATATCTAAGGTAACTAAAATTAAAGGTTCAGACATACATCGCGTC from Trifolium pratense cultivar HEN17-A07 linkage group LG5, ARS_RC_1.1, whole genome shotgun sequence encodes:
- the LOC123887117 gene encoding peptidyl-prolyl cis-trans isomerase CYP28, chloroplastic; this encodes MASSLTHPPPPPHLPSLNPKPNFTRRSLLLTSTATTLSFPSLSSSAIQPPNPTITDRIFMEFSLCPNYYLPNRTLGDTISTLCSDSTLLGRVILGLYGNLVPRTVSNFKSLCISNPNSNPNSSSYKNTLVHKVLPGQYFLAGRQGRPDRGEVRPPSYLPRNTETVDPKAFALTHSRPGIVSLSLSENDDEDEIKFDPEYRNVEFLITTGPGPCPQLDNKNIVFGTVLEGLDVITAIASTPTYQPGERIRQFNDLAEFFGDERAQNARAIWNRPLTTIYISDCGALEVTKPSLTPSLP